The Oryzias melastigma strain HK-1 linkage group LG13, ASM292280v2, whole genome shotgun sequence genome window below encodes:
- the gmnc gene encoding geminin coiled-coil domain-containing protein 1: METPASVWPEDPSDPMERRGPPCVWDSSPPAGWTWEQQFSPHLQRNKQLQDALLQREEELARLQEENSKLREFLSSSFVRNLQEKAEKLGVASHAALKRTQMTRDGETPPFSTHRLLNAKKVSKRVCRNLTAEFCSETPESPSEPNLDQWVLRTLGLKDRDTIDTSSPFVLDFSDWEEDSSSGSTFDSPISTATPSSVHSCCRGGASEPDHGFSAADPDTLENCTGSAGIGPLLNLTVHEGSHETRIRNFNFWTSFHTDGLDLHSMTASSSVRSPDRNAAEPPFWSRPPHRWTPPEQPLPPPFLTSTPTSNQPRLSAGSWNPTSPSVPPEVQTPRRCTDVAFSMLLCPSSSVKTHSFPQGQAFVRRDTGGRCNFTWVPR, encoded by the exons atggaaacgcCAGCCTCCGTTTGGCCAGAGGACCCCAGTGACCCCATGGAGCGGAGGG GACCGCCGTGTGTTTGGGACAGTTCGCCCCCTGCTGGTTGGACGTGGGAGCAGCAGTTCTCTCCTCACCTGCAGAGGAACAAGCAG CTGCAGGACGCTCTActgcagagggaggaggagctggCCCGCCTCCAGGAGGAGAACAGCAAACTCAGGGAGTTCCTCAGCTCCTCCTTTGTGAGGAACCTGCAGGAGAAAGCTGAG AAACTGGGCGTGGCCAGCCATGCGGCGCTGAAGAGAACTCAGATGACCAGGGATGGCGAAACCCCCCCATTCTCCACCCATCGCCTCCTGAACGCCAAGAAGGTCAGCAAGAGAGTCTGCAGGAACCTCACAGCTGAGTTCTGCTCAGAGACTCCGGAGTCCCCCTCAGAACCGAACCTGGACCAGTGGGTTCTGCGGACGTTGGGCCTGAAGGACCGTGACACCATCGACACGTCCAGCCCATTCGTTCTAGACTTCAGTGACTGGGAGGAGGATTCCTCCTCCGGCTCCACCTTTGACTCGCCCATCTCCACGGCGACGCCATCCTCGGTCCACAGCTGCTGCCGAGGAGGTGCATCCGAACCGGACCACGGGTTCTCTGCTGCAGATCCAGACACTTTGGAAAACTGCACCGGATCAGCAGGGATTGGCCCCCTCCTAAACCTGACTGTTCATGAGGGATCCCATGAAACCAGGATCAGGAACTTCAACTTCTGGACTTCCTTCCACACAGACGGACTGGACCTTCATTCCATGACTGCCTCAAGCTCGGTCCGATCTCCAGACCGGAATGCCGCAGAGCCACCGTTCTGGTCTCGACCTCCTCACAGGTGGACTCCACCAGAACAACCCCTGCCACCTCCTTTCCTGACTTCAACTCCCACCTCCAACCAACCCCGGCTGTCCGCTGGTTCCTGGAACCCAACGAGTCCATCGGTCCCGCCTGAAGTCCAGACCCCTCGCAGATGCACAGACGTGGCCTTCAGCATGCTCCTCTGCCCATCCAGCAGCGTCAAGACCCACAGCTTCCCCCAGGGCCAGGCCTTCGTCAGGAGGGACACCGGGGGGCGCTGTAACTTCACCTGGGTGCCCAGATAA
- the LOC112149683 gene encoding NLR family CARD domain-containing protein 3 isoform X2, with translation MNMSCSEEEETFRPEEGKPSAGGSEAFRPDPGSSVSKGQTLPERVSSAASSCGSMKSDRSKGQPENFRSGPGCSDPRGQMLPSVASSCGSMKSDRSKGQPENFRSGSSDPKAPPLTQGGRPATVICESLKSNKSREYIINFPHDPGSLKSRKRTRRDVTEEEPSSFCILCQDVLKDPVSTSCGHWFCRGCITSHWDQSAGSGVRSCPLCGSTFITDVGLQELLDEHRISLKGRYEHTTEESGKEMLLNRIYTELYITEGLREDVQTQHEARQMETSSKTNRLHDAPIRNQDILKPLPDQHGPIRVVLTSGVAGAGKSFSVQKFTLDWAEGSENQDISAVVPLSFRELNLIRDEQHSLLTLIQRFHPTFQKIPAEQLSVCKLLFIFDGLDESRLSLDFSNSQVVSDVTQKSSINLLLINLIQGRLLPSALVWITSRPAAANQIPPSCVDRLTEVRGFNDAQKEEYFRRRFPDEELSSRIFSHIKSSMSLYIMCEVPVFCYITAVVLENMLTTEQRGELPTTLTDMYSHFVMVQTKRKKKYKQEHEKTPQELAEADREVLLKLGDLAFEHLEKGNIMFYQEDLQQCGLDVTEASVYSGVCTEIFRRECEIFQKPVYSFVHLSVQEFLAAVYMFHCYTNKNTEVMEDFLEDQRNISSLDEFLRKVMEMSLQSKAGHLDLCVRFLHGLSVESNQRLLGGLLGQTENSPETIQRIINNLKMVQKDDELPETESLPWQMMSGDKISPDRRINIFHCLMEMKELSVDQDIQEFMKSENKSEKRLSEIHCSGLAYKLQISEEVLEELDLDTYNTTNEGRRRLIPAVRNCKKFRLTNCGLSETDCGVVALALKSNPSHLTELDLSKNQLKPSAVELLCAGLQSPNCRLQILRLVRCSLLKNSCAALISALKSNPSHLIELDVSNCDLHDSGLILLSSFVESPQCRLQILRLERSTLSDVGFIALGSALQNNPSHLTELDLSMNKNLQDPGLIHLCDFLKDPRCHLQVLRLRGCDFTAISCKALASALKSNPSHLAQLDLRDNYLEDSDVQQLQDLLESPDFQLQTLSTESW, from the exons ATGAACATGAGCTgttcagaggaagaggagaccTTCAGGCCGGAGGAGGGGAAGCCCTCTGCTGGGGGGTCTGAAGCCTTCAGGCCTGATCCTGGATCCTCGGTGTCAAA AGGTCAGACGCTCCCGGAGAGAGTCTCGTCTGCAGCGTCCAGCTGTGGATCCATGAAGAGCGACAGATCCAAAGGTCAACCTGAAAACTTCCGTTCTGGACCTGGATGTTCAGACCCAAG aggcCAGATGCTCCCATCTGTGGCGTCCAGCTGTGGATCCATGAAGAGCGACAGATCCAAAGGTCAACCGGAAAACTTCCGTTCTGGATCTTCAGACCCAAA AGCTCCGCCCCTCACTCAGGGAGGCCGCCCTGCAACAGTCATCTGTGAGTCCCTGAAAAGTAACAAATCCAGAGAATACATCATCAACTTCCCACATGATCCTGGGTCCTTAAAGTCCAG AAAGAGGACGAGGAGAGATGTTACTGAGGAGGAGCCGTCTTCCTTCTGCATTTTATGCCAGGACGTCCTGAAGGATCCGGTCTCCACCTCCTGTGGACACTGGTTCTGTAGAGGGTGCATCACTTCTCACTGGGACCAGTCTGCCGGATCCGGAGTCCGGTCCTGTCCTCTCTGTGGTTCCACATTCATAACCG ATGTCGGTCTGCAGGAGCTCTTAGATGAACATCGGATCAGTTTGAAGGGAAGATATGAACATACAACTGAAGAATCCGGAAAAGAAATGCTTCTAAACCGGATCTACACggagctctacatcacagagggaCTGAGAGAAGACGTTCAGACCCAACATGAGGCGAGGCAGATGGAGACCTCCTCCAAGACCAACAGGCTTCATGATGCTCCAATCAGGAACCAGGACATCCTGAAACCTTTACCTGACCAACATGGACCCATCAGAGTGGTTCTGACCAGCGGCGTCGCTGGAGCTGGAAAAAGCTTCTCGGtgcagaagttcactctggactgggccGAGGGCTCGGAGAACCAAGacatcagtgctgtggttcctCTTTCCTTCAGGGAGCTGAACCTGATCAGAGATGAGCAGCACAGTCTTCTCACTCTGATCCAGCGGTTCCATCCAACGTTCCAGAAGATCCCAGCAgagcagctgtctgtctgtaaacttctgttcatctttgatggtctggatgaaaGCAGACTTTCTCTGGACTTCAGCAACAGTCAGGTGGTGTCTGATGTCACCCAGAAGTCCTCCATCAATCTGCTGCTGATAAACCTCATCCAGGGACGTCTGCTTCCCTCAGCTCTGGTCTGGATCACTtccagacctgcagcagccaatcagatccctccttcatgtgtggacagactgacagaagtACGAGGCTTCAATGATGCtcagaaggaggagtacttcaggagGAGATTCCCAGATGAAGAGCTGTCCAGCAGAATCTTCTCCCACATCAAGAGCTCCATGTCCCTCTACATCATGTGTGAAGTTCCAGTCTTCTGTTACATCACTGCTGTGGTTCTGGAGAACATGCTGAccacagagcagagaggagagctGCCCACCACCCTGACTGACATGTACTCACACTTCGTGATGGTCcagacaaagaggaagaagaagtaCAAGCAGGAACATGAGAAGACCCCACAGGAGCTGGCAGAGGCTGATAGGGAAGTCCTTCTGAAGCTGGGAGACCTGGCATTTGAACATCTGGAGAAAGGAAACATCATGTTCTACCAAGAAGACCTGCAGCAGTGTGGTCTGGATGTCACCGAGGCCTCAGTGTACTCTGGAGTTTGTACTGAGATCTTCAGAAGAGAGTGTGAGATCTTCCAGAAACCGGTCTACAGCTTTGTTCATCTGAgcgttcaggagtttctggctgcagTCTACATGTTCCACTGTTACACCAACAAGAACACAGAGGTGATGGAGGACTTCCTGGAAGATCAAAGAAACATCTCATCTCTGGATGAGTTTCTGAGAAAAGTCATGGAGATGTCCCTGCAGAGCAAAGCTGGACATCTGGACCTTTGTGTTCGCTTCCTCCATGGCCTCTCTGTGGAGTCTAACCAGCGGCTCTTAGGAGGCCTGCTGGGTCAGACGGAGAACAGTCCAGAAACCATCCAGAGAATCATCAACAACCTGAAGATGGTACAAAAGGATGATGAACTACCAGAGACCGAGTCACTGCCATGGCAGATGATGAGTGGAGACAAAATCTCTCCTGACAGAAGAATCAACATCTTCCACTGTCTGATGGAGATGAAGGAGCTCTCAGTTGATCAAGACATCCAGGAGTTCATGAAGTCAGAGAACAAATCAGAGAAGAGACTGTCTGAGATCCACTGCTCAGGTCTGGCCTACAAGCTGCAGATATCAGAAGAGGTTCTGGAGGAGCTGGACCTGGACACATACAACACGACAAACGAGGGTCGACGGAGGCTGATCCCAGCTGTGAGGAACTGCAAGAAGTTCAG ACTCACCAACTGTGGACTCTCAGAAACGGACTGTGGAGTCGTGGCTTTAGCCCTGAAGTCCAACCCatcccacctgacagaactggacctgagcaaGAACCAGCTGAAGCCTTCAGCAGTGGAGCTTCTGTGTGCTGGACTGCAGAGTCCAAACTGCCGACTGCAGATTCTCAG GTTGGTGCGCTGCAGTCTGCTGAAGAACAGCTGTGCTGCTCTGATCTCggctctgaagtccaacccgtccCATCTGATAGAACTGGACGTGAGCAACTGCGACCTGCACGATTCAGGACTGATTCTCTTGAGCAGTTTTGTGGAGAGTCCTCAGTGCAGACTGCAGATTCTAAG GTTGGAACGCAGCACTTTGTCCGATGTCGGTTTTATTGCTCTGGGATCAGCTCTACAGAACAACCCGTCccatctgacagaactggacctgagcatgaacaaaaacctgcaggatCCTGGACTGATTCATCTGTGTGACTTCCTGAAAGACCCCCGCTGCCACCTGCAGGTTCTCAG GTTAAGGGGCTGCGATTTCACAGCCATCAGCTGTAAAGCTCTGGcctcagctctgaagtccaacccgtccCACCTGGCACAGCTGGACCTGAGAGACAACTACTTGGAGGAttctgatgttcagcagctccaggatctgctggagagtccagacttccagctgcagactctgag CACGGAGTCATGGTGA
- the LOC112149683 gene encoding NLR family CARD domain-containing protein 3 isoform X1, with translation MNMSCSEEEETFRPEEGKPSAGGSEAFRPDPGSSVSKGQTLPERVSSAASSCGSMKSDRSKGQPENFRSGPGCSDPRGQMLPSVASSCGSMKSDRSKGQPENFRSGSSDPKAPPLTQGGRPATVICESLKSNKSREYIINFPHDPGSLKSRKRTRRDVSEEEPSSFCVLCQDVLKDPVSTSCGHWFCRGCITSHWDQSAGSGVRSCPHCGSMKIDRSKGLPENFLSGPGSSDPKAPPQSQRCQSMKGSIKFPHDPGFLKSRKRTRRDVTEEEPSSFCILCQDVLKDPVSTSCGHWFCRGCITSHWDQSAGSGVRSCPLCGSTFITDVGLQELLDEHRISLKGRYEHTTEESGKEMLLNRIYTELYITEGLREDVQTQHEARQMETSSKTNRLHDAPIRNQDILKPLPDQHGPIRVVLTSGVAGAGKSFSVQKFTLDWAEGSENQDISAVVPLSFRELNLIRDEQHSLLTLIQRFHPTFQKIPAEQLSVCKLLFIFDGLDESRLSLDFSNSQVVSDVTQKSSINLLLINLIQGRLLPSALVWITSRPAAANQIPPSCVDRLTEVRGFNDAQKEEYFRRRFPDEELSSRIFSHIKSSMSLYIMCEVPVFCYITAVVLENMLTTEQRGELPTTLTDMYSHFVMVQTKRKKKYKQEHEKTPQELAEADREVLLKLGDLAFEHLEKGNIMFYQEDLQQCGLDVTEASVYSGVCTEIFRRECEIFQKPVYSFVHLSVQEFLAAVYMFHCYTNKNTEVMEDFLEDQRNISSLDEFLRKVMEMSLQSKAGHLDLCVRFLHGLSVESNQRLLGGLLGQTENSPETIQRIINNLKMVQKDDELPETESLPWQMMSGDKISPDRRINIFHCLMEMKELSVDQDIQEFMKSENKSEKRLSEIHCSGLAYKLQISEEVLEELDLDTYNTTNEGRRRLIPAVRNCKKFRLTNCGLSETDCGVVALALKSNPSHLTELDLSKNQLKPSAVELLCAGLQSPNCRLQILRLVRCSLLKNSCAALISALKSNPSHLIELDVSNCDLHDSGLILLSSFVESPQCRLQILRLERSTLSDVGFIALGSALQNNPSHLTELDLSMNKNLQDPGLIHLCDFLKDPRCHLQVLRLRGCDFTAISCKALASALKSNPSHLAQLDLRDNYLEDSDVQQLQDLLESPDFQLQTLSTESW, from the exons ATGAACATGAGCTgttcagaggaagaggagaccTTCAGGCCGGAGGAGGGGAAGCCCTCTGCTGGGGGGTCTGAAGCCTTCAGGCCTGATCCTGGATCCTCGGTGTCAAA AGGTCAGACGCTCCCGGAGAGAGTCTCGTCTGCAGCGTCCAGCTGTGGATCCATGAAGAGCGACAGATCCAAAGGTCAACCTGAAAACTTCCGTTCTGGACCTGGATGTTCAGACCCAAG aggcCAGATGCTCCCATCTGTGGCGTCCAGCTGTGGATCCATGAAGAGCGACAGATCCAAAGGTCAACCGGAAAACTTCCGTTCTGGATCTTCAGACCCAAA AGCTCCGCCCCTCACTCAGGGAGGCCGCCCTGCAACAGTCATCTGTGAGTCCCTGAAAAGTAACAAATCCAGAGAATACATCATCAACTTCCCACATGATCCTGGGTCCTTAAAGTCCAG AAAGAGGACGAGGAGAGATGTTTCTGAGGAGGAGCCGTCTTCCTTCTGCGTTTTATGCCAGGACGTCCTGAAGGATCCGGTCTCCACCTCCTGTGGACACTGGTTCTGTAGAGGGTGCATCACTTCTCACTGGGACCAGTCTGCTGGATCCGGAGTCCGGTCCTGTCCTCACTGTGGTTCCATGAAGATCGACAGATCCAAAGGTCTACCTGAAAACTTCCTTTCTGGACCAGGATCTTCAGACCCAAA AGCTCCGCCCCAATCCCAAAGATGCCAATCCATGAAAGGCTCCATCAAGTTCCCACATGATCCTGGGTTCTTAAAGTCCAG AAAGAGGACGAGGAGAGATGTTACTGAGGAGGAGCCGTCTTCCTTCTGCATTTTATGCCAGGACGTCCTGAAGGATCCGGTCTCCACCTCCTGTGGACACTGGTTCTGTAGAGGGTGCATCACTTCTCACTGGGACCAGTCTGCCGGATCCGGAGTCCGGTCCTGTCCTCTCTGTGGTTCCACATTCATAACCG ATGTCGGTCTGCAGGAGCTCTTAGATGAACATCGGATCAGTTTGAAGGGAAGATATGAACATACAACTGAAGAATCCGGAAAAGAAATGCTTCTAAACCGGATCTACACggagctctacatcacagagggaCTGAGAGAAGACGTTCAGACCCAACATGAGGCGAGGCAGATGGAGACCTCCTCCAAGACCAACAGGCTTCATGATGCTCCAATCAGGAACCAGGACATCCTGAAACCTTTACCTGACCAACATGGACCCATCAGAGTGGTTCTGACCAGCGGCGTCGCTGGAGCTGGAAAAAGCTTCTCGGtgcagaagttcactctggactgggccGAGGGCTCGGAGAACCAAGacatcagtgctgtggttcctCTTTCCTTCAGGGAGCTGAACCTGATCAGAGATGAGCAGCACAGTCTTCTCACTCTGATCCAGCGGTTCCATCCAACGTTCCAGAAGATCCCAGCAgagcagctgtctgtctgtaaacttctgttcatctttgatggtctggatgaaaGCAGACTTTCTCTGGACTTCAGCAACAGTCAGGTGGTGTCTGATGTCACCCAGAAGTCCTCCATCAATCTGCTGCTGATAAACCTCATCCAGGGACGTCTGCTTCCCTCAGCTCTGGTCTGGATCACTtccagacctgcagcagccaatcagatccctccttcatgtgtggacagactgacagaagtACGAGGCTTCAATGATGCtcagaaggaggagtacttcaggagGAGATTCCCAGATGAAGAGCTGTCCAGCAGAATCTTCTCCCACATCAAGAGCTCCATGTCCCTCTACATCATGTGTGAAGTTCCAGTCTTCTGTTACATCACTGCTGTGGTTCTGGAGAACATGCTGAccacagagcagagaggagagctGCCCACCACCCTGACTGACATGTACTCACACTTCGTGATGGTCcagacaaagaggaagaagaagtaCAAGCAGGAACATGAGAAGACCCCACAGGAGCTGGCAGAGGCTGATAGGGAAGTCCTTCTGAAGCTGGGAGACCTGGCATTTGAACATCTGGAGAAAGGAAACATCATGTTCTACCAAGAAGACCTGCAGCAGTGTGGTCTGGATGTCACCGAGGCCTCAGTGTACTCTGGAGTTTGTACTGAGATCTTCAGAAGAGAGTGTGAGATCTTCCAGAAACCGGTCTACAGCTTTGTTCATCTGAgcgttcaggagtttctggctgcagTCTACATGTTCCACTGTTACACCAACAAGAACACAGAGGTGATGGAGGACTTCCTGGAAGATCAAAGAAACATCTCATCTCTGGATGAGTTTCTGAGAAAAGTCATGGAGATGTCCCTGCAGAGCAAAGCTGGACATCTGGACCTTTGTGTTCGCTTCCTCCATGGCCTCTCTGTGGAGTCTAACCAGCGGCTCTTAGGAGGCCTGCTGGGTCAGACGGAGAACAGTCCAGAAACCATCCAGAGAATCATCAACAACCTGAAGATGGTACAAAAGGATGATGAACTACCAGAGACCGAGTCACTGCCATGGCAGATGATGAGTGGAGACAAAATCTCTCCTGACAGAAGAATCAACATCTTCCACTGTCTGATGGAGATGAAGGAGCTCTCAGTTGATCAAGACATCCAGGAGTTCATGAAGTCAGAGAACAAATCAGAGAAGAGACTGTCTGAGATCCACTGCTCAGGTCTGGCCTACAAGCTGCAGATATCAGAAGAGGTTCTGGAGGAGCTGGACCTGGACACATACAACACGACAAACGAGGGTCGACGGAGGCTGATCCCAGCTGTGAGGAACTGCAAGAAGTTCAG ACTCACCAACTGTGGACTCTCAGAAACGGACTGTGGAGTCGTGGCTTTAGCCCTGAAGTCCAACCCatcccacctgacagaactggacctgagcaaGAACCAGCTGAAGCCTTCAGCAGTGGAGCTTCTGTGTGCTGGACTGCAGAGTCCAAACTGCCGACTGCAGATTCTCAG GTTGGTGCGCTGCAGTCTGCTGAAGAACAGCTGTGCTGCTCTGATCTCggctctgaagtccaacccgtccCATCTGATAGAACTGGACGTGAGCAACTGCGACCTGCACGATTCAGGACTGATTCTCTTGAGCAGTTTTGTGGAGAGTCCTCAGTGCAGACTGCAGATTCTAAG GTTGGAACGCAGCACTTTGTCCGATGTCGGTTTTATTGCTCTGGGATCAGCTCTACAGAACAACCCGTCccatctgacagaactggacctgagcatgaacaaaaacctgcaggatCCTGGACTGATTCATCTGTGTGACTTCCTGAAAGACCCCCGCTGCCACCTGCAGGTTCTCAG GTTAAGGGGCTGCGATTTCACAGCCATCAGCTGTAAAGCTCTGGcctcagctctgaagtccaacccgtccCACCTGGCACAGCTGGACCTGAGAGACAACTACTTGGAGGAttctgatgttcagcagctccaggatctgctggagagtccagacttccagctgcagactctgag CACGGAGTCATGGTGA